From Chloroflexota bacterium, a single genomic window includes:
- a CDS encoding GAF domain-containing protein, with the protein MADPESGKGPAPDSPFSIPAPPPDPTDMTSMLGLVVLSAVQILRGSAGAIALRDDSGPQLSIRASYGLSDEVVAALHPRLDETIVGTLGQVGEQVSLAWRAAAASWAQRERIAQILGLPLTETSGKVIGVIYVFRHPTAARFEPTDLDVLNIFARQATATIQQVRLTAATLAERQRLESMQSSFVSIVSHELQTPVSIIKAYAGTLARPDGPWSRDTVIRVAHTIEEECDRLYRLISDLLDISKIQAGRVGMTIGPVDLPEMADTLAERSRPRSADHRFVTDFPPDFPVIRGDREKLRQALGNLIDNAIKYSPSGGSITLGGRAERDHVILYVRDQGIGIPRDEQGRVFERFHRVDTRLSRSTQGVGLGLYITRVIVEAHGGQIWVESAGANQGSTFYIRLPR; encoded by the coding sequence ATGGCCGACCCCGAGTCTGGCAAGGGGCCAGCGCCCGACTCGCCGTTCAGCATCCCGGCGCCGCCTCCCGATCCGACGGACATGACGTCGATGCTCGGGCTGGTGGTGCTGAGCGCCGTCCAGATCCTGCGTGGCAGCGCCGGCGCCATCGCCTTGCGGGACGACTCCGGCCCGCAACTGAGCATCCGGGCCAGCTACGGTCTGTCCGACGAGGTGGTGGCGGCCCTGCACCCGCGCCTGGACGAGACGATCGTGGGCACGCTCGGGCAGGTTGGCGAGCAGGTCAGCCTGGCCTGGCGGGCGGCGGCGGCGTCCTGGGCGCAGCGCGAGCGGATCGCCCAGATCCTCGGGCTGCCGCTCACCGAGACCAGCGGCAAGGTCATCGGGGTCATCTACGTCTTTCGCCACCCGACGGCTGCCCGCTTCGAGCCGACCGACCTGGACGTGCTGAACATCTTCGCGCGGCAGGCCACCGCGACGATCCAGCAGGTGCGCCTGACGGCCGCTACGTTGGCTGAACGGCAGCGGCTGGAGTCGATGCAATCGTCGTTCGTGTCCATCGTCAGCCATGAGCTGCAAACGCCGGTCTCGATCATCAAGGCGTACGCCGGCACGCTGGCCCGCCCGGACGGCCCGTGGAGCCGGGACACGGTCATCCGGGTGGCCCACACCATCGAAGAGGAGTGCGACCGACTGTACCGGCTGATCAGCGACCTGCTGGACATCTCGAAGATCCAGGCCGGGCGGGTCGGCATGACCATCGGGCCGGTCGACCTGCCGGAGATGGCCGACACTCTGGCCGAGCGCAGCCGCCCGCGCTCGGCGGACCACCGTTTCGTGACGGACTTCCCGCCCGACTTCCCGGTCATTCGGGGCGACCGCGAGAAGCTGCGGCAGGCGCTCGGCAACCTGATCGACAACGCCATCAAGTATTCGCCGAGCGGCGGCAGCATCACCCTGGGCGGGCGCGCCGAGCGCGACCATGTGATCCTGTACGTGCGCGACCAGGGCATCGGCATCCCGCGCGACGAGCAGGGGCGCGTCTTCGAGCGGTTCCACCGGGTGGACACCCGCCTGAGCCGCTCGACGCAGGGTGTGGGGCTGGGCCTCTACATCACGCGGGTGATCGTGGAGGCGCACGGCGGGCAGATCTGGGTGGAGTCCGCGGGCGCGAACCAGGGGAGCACCTTCTACATCCGCCTGCCGCGCTGA